Below is a window of Cytophaga hutchinsonii ATCC 33406 DNA.
CTCAGGTGTTATCACAGAATAGGGGATATGCTTAACCGCTTATGTTACACAAAATTATGTAGGATTAATTAAGTAAATATATTTTTTATTAACGAATAGTACCCTAAATTTGTAAGCTATTTTTGAACTAATTAAGTATCATATAATTAATAAATATAGAGTAATGACGAAGGCAGACGTAATTAACGAAATCGCAGAAAAAACAGGAATTGACAAAGCTGATGTAACAACAACAGTTGAAGCATTCTTTAAGGTAGTGAAGGACTCTATGTCTGAAGGCCACAACATTTATGTAAGAGGTTTTGGTAGTTTTATCAACAAGAAACGTGCACGTAAAGTGGCTCGTAACATTTCTAAAAACACAGCAATCATCATTGATGAGCACTACATTCCAAGCTTTAAGCCTGCTAAGGTTTTCGTTGAGAAAATCAAATCAAGCAAAAAAGTAAAGGTAATGGCTGAGAAATACAGTAATGTTGATGAAGAAGTTGACTAGTATCAATATTCTTTAAAACGAAATAAAATAAATTGAGCCTGTATGTTCATGCAGGCTCTTTTCTTTTCTTCTGAATCATGCAAAAAAAGCAAGTAATAGCCGTTTTAGTTGCCGTTGTTGGAATTGGAATTGTTTTTAGCCTACCTAAAGTATTGGTTGACAATGAAAAAGAATCTGTTGAGGGTGCAGAAGTTACTGTGGCGCATGAAGATTCTTTGTCAGAAGTGGGCAAGTTGATGGCAGAGAAACATACACACAAACCATCAGACAGCGAACAAAAAAAATTACAGGATTTCACAAAGAATTATTATTCCATTTCGGATAAAGAAAAAAAGCGTATCTTTGCAGACTCGATTTTGGGGTATTACAATAAATTTCACAAATACGACAGCGTAGCCAAGTATTCAGGAGAAATTGCAATGCTTCAGCCAAACGAGAAAAACTTGTTATCAGCGGCAGATGCGTACATGCAGGCA
It encodes the following:
- a CDS encoding HU family DNA-binding protein; protein product: MTKADVINEIAEKTGIDKADVTTTVEAFFKVVKDSMSEGHNIYVRGFGSFINKKRARKVARNISKNTAIIIDEHYIPSFKPAKVFVEKIKSSKKVKVMAEKYSNVDEEVD